In Candidatus Rokuibacteriota bacterium, the following proteins share a genomic window:
- a CDS encoding alpha/beta hydrolase, giving the protein MPTAFVSGLSIHYLLAGGGPTRLCLVHGAGGAAGLWIRQLEELTDIAQMVALDLPGHGQSGGPGCDRIADYVRAVRELLDALGHSKVVLCGHSMGGAVAQAFALAHPNYLAGLVLVGTGARLRVLPKIFELLARDYPEGVRFVSRLAVSLGAPGHLLESLIRQTLSTSQAVVIGDFRACDAFDVMARLGEIRTPTLVICGTDDQLTPPKYAQFLRDHIAGARLVLISGAGHYVQLERPDETTAALREFLAYLTPPQIRH; this is encoded by the coding sequence ATGCCGACGGCCTTCGTAAGCGGGCTCTCGATCCATTACCTGCTGGCCGGTGGCGGTCCCACGCGCCTCTGCCTCGTGCATGGTGCGGGCGGCGCCGCCGGGCTCTGGATTCGCCAGCTTGAGGAGCTGACCGACATCGCGCAGATGGTCGCGCTGGACCTGCCCGGGCACGGCCAGTCCGGCGGTCCGGGCTGCGACAGAATCGCCGACTACGTCAGGGCCGTGCGGGAGCTCCTGGACGCCCTCGGGCATTCGAAAGTCGTGCTGTGCGGCCACTCGATGGGCGGGGCGGTGGCGCAAGCGTTCGCGCTGGCGCATCCGAACTACCTGGCCGGGCTTGTCCTGGTCGGCACCGGGGCACGCCTGCGTGTTCTGCCCAAGATCTTCGAGCTCCTGGCTCGAGACTACCCCGAGGGGGTGCGCTTTGTCAGCCGGCTCGCTGTGAGCCTGGGCGCCCCGGGCCACCTGCTGGAGTCGCTGATCCGGCAGACGCTCAGCACGTCCCAGGCGGTGGTAATCGGGGACTTCCGAGCCTGCGACGCATTCGACGTGATGGCGCGGCTCGGGGAGATTCGCACACCGACGCTGGTGATCTGCGGGACCGATGACCAGCTCACCCCCCCGAAGTACGCGCAGTTCCTCCGGGATCACATCGCTGGCGCGCGCCTGGTGCTCATCTCGGGAGCCGGCCACTACGTCCAGCTCGAGCGGCCCGACGAGACCACCGCGGCGCTGAGGGAGTTCCTCGCGTACTTGACCCCTCCTCAGATCCGACACTAA
- a CDS encoding zinc-binding dehydrogenase: MKAAIYFEYGGPDVLRYAEVPGPQLGPGDAVVRIHAVSLNAFDLMARSGRYKPNPGFPHILGSDFSGEVAEIDPEAGAPVRVGQRVTAWWVVPCGRCEQCLSGHPNRCALDYKYLGAHLPGAYAEYVKLPAINLIPIPDSMSWEEAAAFPTAFGTAWHMLVTNANLRPGETVLIHAAGSGVSTAAVQIAKLVGAYVFVTASADWKLERARALGADEGINYATQDFQQEIMRRTDKRGVDVVLEHVGGDVWDRSIRSLTRGGRLVTTGGTAGYEVSMNVAYVFHKELKLIGANSTTKGELEAMLPLLEAGRLKPVVDRVFPLEDASEAHRYMESRKHFGKVVLRVSH, encoded by the coding sequence ATGAAAGCCGCAATCTACTTCGAATACGGCGGACCGGACGTGCTCCGGTACGCGGAGGTTCCGGGACCCCAGCTCGGTCCCGGCGACGCTGTCGTCCGCATCCACGCGGTGTCCCTCAACGCCTTCGACCTGATGGCCCGCTCGGGGCGCTACAAGCCCAACCCCGGCTTTCCTCACATCCTGGGGTCAGACTTTAGCGGCGAAGTCGCGGAGATCGACCCGGAGGCGGGCGCGCCTGTGCGCGTGGGCCAGCGCGTGACCGCCTGGTGGGTGGTTCCGTGCGGGCGCTGCGAGCAGTGCCTCAGCGGGCACCCGAACCGCTGCGCCCTCGACTACAAGTACCTCGGCGCCCATCTGCCGGGGGCCTACGCCGAGTACGTCAAGCTCCCGGCCATCAACCTCATCCCGATTCCCGACAGCATGAGCTGGGAGGAGGCCGCCGCCTTCCCCACCGCGTTCGGCACGGCCTGGCACATGCTGGTGACCAACGCCAACCTCCGTCCGGGCGAAACCGTCCTGATCCACGCTGCCGGCTCCGGGGTCAGCACCGCGGCCGTCCAGATCGCCAAGCTCGTCGGCGCCTACGTGTTTGTGACGGCAAGCGCCGACTGGAAGCTCGAGCGCGCCAGAGCGCTCGGCGCGGACGAGGGCATCAACTACGCGACCCAGGACTTCCAGCAGGAGATCATGCGCCGCACCGACAAGCGCGGCGTTGACGTCGTCCTCGAGCATGTGGGCGGCGACGTCTGGGACAGATCGATCCGGAGCCTCACCCGCGGCGGCCGCCTCGTGACCACGGGCGGCACGGCCGGGTACGAGGTCTCGATGAACGTGGCCTACGTCTTCCACAAGGAGCTCAAGCTGATCGGCGCCAACAGCACGACGAAGGGCGAGCTGGAAGCGATGCTGCCGCTGCTCGAGGCGGGCCGGCTCAAGCCCGTCGTCGATCGCGTCTTTCCGCTAGAGGACGCGAGCGAGGCGCACCGCTACATGGAGAGCCGCAAGCACTTCGGCAAGGTCGTTCTGCGGGTTTCGCACTGA
- a CDS encoding TRAP transporter substrate-binding protein, whose product MRVKLLASVLGALVAIFAISDIAPAQTTVRWKTVATSRPLPQFALWTWLADELDRRTKGQIKVDVVSLPELGLTGFELVRVTKAGLVDIADIILAYVAGEVPVVEAVDLPGLYPSLETSIKAHISFLQAVKRYEDKLGGVVLGGYIWPHQVIFSRKPIRSPADLRGLKIRVYGAGQTEFARALGAEGVPITFAEVYTALERGTVDAAFTGTYPGYALKWYEVTKYMVDVNHGPNSGVLVVSKRSWDRLTPEVQAILRKLGEEFSEKAWDLGRKNTKEGIDKNVEKGMEWVPMTPAMAAAVRETLAKHVLPGWVKRAGPDAKLIFNQYLAPHAGMSVP is encoded by the coding sequence ATGCGAGTGAAGCTGCTTGCCTCCGTGCTGGGGGCCCTGGTCGCGATCTTCGCTATCTCTGACATCGCGCCGGCCCAGACGACGGTCCGCTGGAAAACCGTGGCCACCAGTCGCCCCTTGCCACAGTTCGCACTCTGGACGTGGCTGGCGGACGAACTGGACAGGCGCACGAAGGGGCAGATCAAGGTCGACGTCGTGAGCCTGCCTGAGCTGGGCCTCACCGGCTTCGAGCTGGTGCGGGTCACCAAGGCGGGCCTGGTGGACATCGCCGACATCATCCTCGCCTACGTGGCCGGAGAGGTGCCCGTGGTCGAAGCGGTGGACCTCCCGGGGCTGTATCCGAGCCTCGAGACCTCCATCAAGGCTCACATCTCCTTCCTGCAGGCCGTGAAGAGGTACGAGGACAAGCTCGGGGGAGTCGTGCTGGGGGGCTACATCTGGCCGCACCAGGTCATCTTCAGCCGGAAGCCGATCCGGAGCCCGGCTGACCTCAGAGGGTTGAAGATTCGCGTGTACGGCGCCGGCCAGACGGAGTTCGCGCGGGCGCTCGGGGCGGAGGGGGTCCCCATCACATTCGCCGAGGTCTACACTGCGCTGGAGCGCGGAACCGTGGACGCGGCCTTCACCGGGACCTATCCCGGTTACGCGTTGAAGTGGTACGAGGTAACCAAGTACATGGTGGATGTTAATCACGGCCCGAACAGCGGCGTCCTGGTGGTGAGCAAGCGGAGCTGGGACAGGCTCACGCCCGAGGTTCAGGCGATCCTGAGGAAGCTCGGGGAGGAGTTCAGCGAGAAAGCGTGGGACCTGGGGCGGAAGAACACCAAGGAGGGCATAGACAAGAACGTCGAGAAGGGGATGGAGTGGGTGCCGATGACTCCAGCTATGGCCGCGGCGGTCCGGGAGACGCTGGCGAAGCACGTTCTCCCCGGCTGGGTGAAGCGCGCCGGGCCCGATGCCAAGCTGATCTTCAACCAGTACCTCGCGCCCCACGCCGGGATGAGTGTGCCCTGA
- a CDS encoding TRAP transporter large permease subunit, which produces MGVTSDLTPPTCLSPFAAAGIAGSPPMATAIQAMRLGAVLYIVPFMFVYAPPLLMIGSLPEVGVATLTAGVGIFCLAAGLQGWLLSKATLVERGLLLAASLPLVTPGLYTDLAGAGLLALALVLQTLRGRREVARAATPSLD; this is translated from the coding sequence ATGGGAGTGACCTCTGACCTGACCCCGCCGACCTGCCTGTCCCCGTTTGCCGCCGCCGGTATCGCCGGCTCCCCGCCCATGGCGACGGCGATCCAGGCGATGCGCCTCGGGGCCGTGCTCTATATCGTCCCCTTCATGTTCGTCTACGCTCCGCCGCTCCTCATGATCGGCTCGCTCCCCGAGGTGGGCGTGGCCACCCTGACGGCCGGTGTGGGGATCTTCTGCCTGGCCGCGGGGCTCCAGGGCTGGCTCCTCTCGAAGGCGACGCTTGTGGAGCGCGGCCTCCTGCTGGCGGCTTCGCTTCCTTTGGTCACCCCGGGCCTCTACACCGACCTGGCAGGGGCGGGGCTGCTCGCCCTTGCCTTGGTCCTTCAAACGCTCCGGGGAAGGCGGGAGGTGGCGCGTGCGGCCACTCCTTCGCTGGATTAG